Proteins encoded in a region of the Halosimplex halophilum genome:
- a CDS encoding sulfurtransferase TusA family protein, whose amino-acid sequence MTESVPETAPDVEPDVTVDNRGRGCASGIAEVQRALEDLPAGAVLVVRSTDGRATEEYPQLAEQTPHELLAIERERGRLLRREYTTYLRIRSE is encoded by the coding sequence GTGACTGAGTCGGTCCCCGAGACGGCGCCCGACGTGGAGCCGGACGTGACCGTCGACAACCGCGGCCGGGGCTGCGCCAGCGGGATCGCGGAGGTCCAGCGGGCGCTGGAGGACCTCCCGGCGGGCGCCGTGCTGGTCGTCAGGAGCACCGACGGCCGCGCGACCGAGGAGTACCCGCAACTGGCCGAACAGACGCCCCACGAACTGCTCGCCATCGAGCGCGAGCGCGGCCGGCTGCTCCGCAGGGAGTACACGACCTACCTGCGGATCCGCAGCGAGTGA
- a CDS encoding putative zinc-binding protein yields the protein MTDDYDDLPLVYSCSGCSSAAQMANDLAVRLDRERVAEMSCIAGVGGDVGPLVETATSGRPTLVVDGCPLECARKSLEQHDVTPDSHVNLAKRGVAKEYHTDYDDEQAEELFAELVDEVAALDATA from the coding sequence ATGACCGACGACTACGACGACCTGCCGCTGGTCTACTCGTGTTCGGGCTGTTCGAGCGCCGCACAGATGGCCAACGACCTCGCCGTCCGACTGGACCGCGAGCGGGTCGCCGAGATGTCCTGTATCGCCGGCGTCGGCGGCGACGTGGGGCCGCTCGTGGAGACCGCCACGTCGGGTCGGCCGACACTCGTCGTCGACGGCTGTCCGCTGGAGTGCGCCCGCAAGAGCCTCGAACAGCACGACGTGACCCCCGACAGCCACGTCAACCTCGCGAAGCGCGGCGTCGCCAAGGAGTACCACACCGACTACGACGACGAGCAGGCGGAAGAGCTGTTCGCGGAACTCGTCGACGAGGTGGCGGCGCTGGACGCGACCGCCTGA
- a CDS encoding DUF2249 domain-containing protein, giving the protein MTGQRLDLREIPPPQRHPTIFDAFEDLESGEALTLVNDHEPTPLYHQMAAEIEDFDAEGYTVDRVGPNEFIATLPKK; this is encoded by the coding sequence ATGACAGGACAGCGACTGGACCTCCGCGAGATCCCGCCGCCGCAGCGACATCCGACGATCTTCGACGCGTTCGAGGACCTGGAGAGCGGGGAGGCGCTGACGCTGGTCAACGACCACGAACCGACGCCGCTGTACCACCAGATGGCCGCCGAGATCGAGGACTTCGACGCCGAGGGCTACACGGTCGACCGCGTCGGCCCGAACGAGTTCATCGCGACGCTCCCGAAGAAGTAA
- a CDS encoding fibrillarin-like rRNA/tRNA 2'-O-methyltransferase: MSDLPAGVERREFDGVERLATRGEPHYGEPTDGEYRAWNPDRSKLGAMLELGMDTGLAGGETVLYLGVASGTTASHVADFAGPTYGVEFAARPVRDLLDAAEPRDNLFPLLKDARKPETYAHVVEPVDVIVQDVATRGQAAVAVANAEFLREDGRLLLAVKARSEDVTRDPADVFDDALAELESAYEVLETERLTPHHDDHLGVVATPR, from the coding sequence GTGAGTGACCTCCCGGCGGGCGTCGAGCGCCGCGAGTTCGACGGCGTCGAGCGGCTGGCGACCCGCGGCGAGCCCCACTACGGCGAGCCGACCGACGGCGAGTACCGGGCCTGGAACCCCGACCGATCGAAGCTCGGCGCGATGCTCGAACTCGGGATGGACACCGGCCTCGCCGGCGGCGAGACGGTCCTGTACCTCGGCGTCGCGTCCGGGACGACGGCCAGCCACGTCGCCGACTTCGCCGGCCCGACCTACGGCGTCGAGTTCGCCGCGCGGCCGGTGCGGGACCTGCTCGACGCCGCCGAGCCGCGGGACAACCTCTTCCCGCTGCTGAAGGACGCGCGCAAGCCCGAGACGTACGCCCACGTCGTGGAGCCGGTCGACGTCATCGTCCAGGACGTGGCCACGCGCGGACAGGCGGCGGTCGCCGTCGCCAACGCCGAGTTCCTCCGCGAGGACGGCCGGCTCCTGCTCGCGGTCAAGGCCCGCAGCGAGGACGTGACCCGCGACCCCGCCGACGTGTTCGACGACGCGCTCGCCGAACTGGAGTCCGCCTACGAGGTGCTGGAGACCGAGCGGCTGACACCCCACCACGACGACCACCTCGGCGTCGTCGCGACGCCGCGGTGA
- a CDS encoding NOP5/NOP56 family protein, with the protein MTEHAGWFAGIDPGDAEAAAERVRDGSAESPADWPALAVEEGFAADESAYYERLREATTAAARAAVHERERADDRQLIHAVRAMDDCERTANELAERVAEWAGTRFDDAGTGVDYARELADRETGPSDSDEEPDPADPDEGAEPADPGEARLFALAERTAALADEADALRAYVEETTPSVAPNLAAMAGPVLAARLISLAGGLGELAKQPSSTVQVLGAEDALFAHLRGSAPSPKHGVIFTHEYVRGTRPEKRGSAARALAGKLTIAARVDHYSGERKPELDAELDERIATVRGNDGDGSDSGSDGGGRGDAGDAESGGDRS; encoded by the coding sequence ATGACCGAACACGCCGGGTGGTTCGCGGGGATCGACCCCGGGGACGCCGAGGCCGCCGCCGAGCGAGTCCGGGACGGGTCCGCCGAGTCGCCCGCCGACTGGCCGGCCCTGGCCGTCGAGGAGGGGTTCGCCGCCGACGAGTCGGCGTACTACGAGCGCCTGCGCGAGGCGACGACGGCCGCCGCCCGGGCCGCCGTCCACGAGCGCGAGCGGGCGGACGACAGACAGCTCATCCACGCGGTCCGCGCGATGGACGACTGCGAGCGCACGGCGAACGAACTCGCCGAGCGGGTCGCCGAGTGGGCCGGTACACGCTTCGACGACGCCGGCACCGGCGTCGACTACGCCCGCGAGCTGGCCGACCGCGAGACGGGGCCGTCGGACTCGGACGAAGAGCCGGATCCGGCTGACCCGGACGAGGGGGCGGAGCCGGCCGACCCAGGCGAGGCGCGACTGTTCGCGCTCGCCGAGCGGACGGCCGCGCTGGCCGACGAGGCCGACGCGCTCCGGGCGTACGTCGAGGAGACGACGCCGTCGGTGGCGCCGAACCTCGCCGCGATGGCCGGCCCCGTGCTGGCGGCGCGGCTGATCTCGCTGGCCGGCGGGCTCGGCGAACTCGCGAAACAGCCCAGCAGCACGGTGCAGGTGCTCGGCGCCGAGGACGCGCTGTTCGCCCACCTCCGCGGGTCGGCGCCCTCGCCCAAGCACGGCGTCATCTTCACCCACGAGTACGTCCGCGGCACGCGCCCGGAGAAACGCGGGTCGGCCGCGCGGGCGCTCGCCGGGAAGCTCACCATCGCCGCCCGCGTCGACCACTACAGCGGCGAGCGCAAACCGGAACTCGACGCCGAACTCGACGAGCGTATCGCGACCGTCCGCGGGAACGACGGCGACGGTTCCGACTCCGGGAGTGACGGTGGCGGACGCGGCGACGCTGGCGACGCCGAGAGCGGAGGTGACCGTTCGTGA